One Thermorudis peleae genomic window, ATGTCCGAAGCGAGATCGAGCAGTACATGACCGCTCTTCCCTGCCCAGCCTGTGGCGGAAGTCGTCTCAAACCGGAGAGCCGCGCCGTCACAATCGCTGGGAAATCGATTGTGGACGTGAGCCGCATGTCGATTCGCGAAGCACTCGCGTTTATCGAAGCGCTCGCCGATGAGTCGCAAGCACTCCTCACAACCCGGGAGCGCCTGATTGCTCGGCAGATTCTCAAAGAATTGCGCGCCCGGCTTGGGTTCCTTGTCGATGTCGGGCTGGATTACTTAACCCTTGAGCGCCCGACCGCCACGCTGTCTGGCGGGGAGGCACAGCGGATTCGACTTGCCACGCAAATTGGCAGTGGGTTGATGGGCGTCCTATACGTGCTCGACGAACCCAGTATCGGCTTGCATCCGCGCGACAACGAACGGCTCATTCGGACATTGCTCCGTTTGCGCGACCTCGGGAATACCCTAATCGTTGTTGAACATGACGAAGCGACGATCCGGAGTGCTGACTGGATCGTCGATATTGGCCCAGGAGCTGGCAAGCACGGTGGCACAATTGTTGCCCAGGGAACCCTCGAGGATATCATGCGCACCCCAGAATCGATCACTGGGCAATTTCTGAGCGGTGCTCGGCAGATTCCAATTCCGGCACAACGGCGACGCGGCAACGGTGCAACACTGACAATCCGTGGAGCACGAGCAAATAACTTAAAGAACATCACGGTTAGTTTTCCGCTCGGCTGCTTCATCTGCGTTACCGGTGTCTCGGGGTCAGGAAAGAGTACCTTAATTACTGATACGCTGTATCGCCGGCTTGCCCAGATCTTCCATCATGCCAAAGAACCAGCTGGTGCACATGACAGTATTGAGGGCATTGAATACCTCGACAAAGTCATCAACATCGATCAGAGCCCAATTGGTCGCACGCCACGCTCAAACCCAGCGACCTACACTGGCGCTTTTACGCCGATCCGTGAACTCTTTGCCTCATTGCCCGAAGCACGCGCTCGCGGCTACACTCCAGGGCGCTTCTCGTTCAATGTCAAAGGCGGACGTTGCGAAGCGTGCCAAGGGCAAGGGGTTATTGCGATCGAAATGCAATTCCTGCCCGATGTGTATGTCCCATGCGAAGCCTGCCATGGGAAGCGCTACAACCGCGAAGCGCTGGAGATTACCTACCGGGGGAAGAGCATCGCTGATGTTCTCGACATGACCGTCGAAGAGGCGCTTGAATTTTTCGAGGCGTTTCCGGCAATTCGCAACAAACTGCAGACGCTCGTCGACGTTGGGCTTGGCTACATTACCCTCGGCCAGCCAGCAACCACGCTCTCGGGTGGTGAAGCACAGCGAATTAAACTCGCAACTGAACTCAGTCGGCGGGCGACAGGCAAGACACTGTATATTCTCGACGAGCCGACCACCGGTCTGCACTTCGCCGATATTGAGCGCCTGTTGCAGGTGTTGCAGCGCTTAGTTGACGCTGGCAATACGGTCATCGTTATTGAGCATAACCTGGATGTCATTAAATCAGCGGACTGGATCATTGATTTGGGGCCAGAAGGAGGTGATGCGGGCGGCGAAGTCATTGCGGTTGGTACGCCGGAAGAACTTGCCCAGATGCCCCATTCGTATACTGGACAGGCGCTTCGCAGCGTTCTGCCAGGAATCTCACTGTCGGCCGAGGTTCTCGTTGAAGCGGCCGGCTAGTCGTCTCTGTTATCATTGCAATTGCGGGCTGATTGATGGTGTAGCAGGACGCAGGCGTGCGAGAAGCAACGGAGCCGCTCCAACAACCGCCAAACGGGCATTATCTCCAGAACGGGCATTACCCTGTGCTCGTCCTCAATCAGAACTATGAGCCATTGCACATTGCGAGTCTTCGTCGAGCCCTTGTCCTTGTCTTGCGGGGCCGTGCCGAACTACTTGAAGATTATGGGTTTGTCATTCCATCAGCACAGTCGCAATTTCCAGCACCGGCAGTGATTCGTCTCATGACGCTCGTTCGCCGGCCACCGATGCGCGTTCGCCTGACGCGCCGGGCTGTTTTCCAGCGCGACAACTATACGTGCCAGTACTGTGGCATCAGGACGAACGACTTAACAATTGACCATATCATCCCGCGCTCTCGGGGTGGCAAGCATACATGGGAAAATGTTGTTTCGGCATGTCGGGCCTGTAACCACCGCAAAGGCGGCAAGTCACTGGCCGAAGCTCACATGACACTCTTACGCCAGCCATTCGAACCACGCCCAGGACGGTACTATTTCATCCAACGTGCGCTCAATGGGCACGTGCACGAATCGTGGCAGAAGTTCTTACCAGCAATCGATACCCTGTAATACTTAGCGGCAAACCAGGGAAAGACTGGGAGGGACAATGCTTGACCTCAAGCTCATCCGTGAACATCCAGAGCTGGTACGCGAAGCGCTTGTCAAACTCAATACCACGGCGCCAATTGATGAGATTTTGGCCTTAGATGAACGCCGTCGGGCACTGTTGCGCGAAGTTGAGCAGGATAAAGCTGAACGGAATGCAACGTCGCGGAAAATTGCCCAACTCCCCCCTGGTCCAGAACGTGAACAAGCTATTAACGCAATGCGAGCGCTTGGCGAACGGATTGCAAGTCTTGAGCACGAACTCAGCTCAATTGAAGAGCAGTTGAATGCGCTCTTACTGGAAGTCCCGAACCTGCCTGATCCCGATGTTCCCGTTGGCCCAGATGAGAGTGGCAACGTTGTTGTACGCACCTGGGGCGAACCACGGCAGTTCTCATTTCCGGTGCGCCCCCATTGGGAAATCGCCGAAGCATTGCATCTCATCGACTTCGCGCGAGGGGTGAAGATTGCCGGATCACGGTTCTATGTCTTGCGTGGCGATCTGGCGAGACTGCAGCGAGCCCTGATTACCTGGATGATCGATCTGCATGTCAATGAGCATGGCTACCTTGAAGTCTATCCGCCGATGCTCGTTCGACGTGAAGCAATGATTGGGACAGGGAACCTGCCGAAATTCGGCGATAATCTCTATCATGATGAGGAAACCGATCTCTGGCTCATTCCAACGGCCGAAGTGCCCGTGACGAATCTCTATCGTGACGAGATCCTTCCTCCCGATACCTTGCCGATCTATCACGTTGCCCACACGCCCTGTTTCCGCAAAGAAAAAGTCTCAGCCGGACGAGACGTGCGCGGAATCAAGCGTGTTCACCAGTTTGAGAAGGTCGAGTTAGTCAAATTCGTTGCGCCTGAGACATCGGACGAAGAACTGACGAAGCTGGTTGCGGACGCTGAGGACGTCTTGCGACGGCTCGAATTACCGTATCGGGTGGTGCAAATTTGCACAGGGGATCTCTCCTTTACGGCTGCCAAGAAGTATGACCTGGAAGTTTGGGCTCCTGGCAGCCAGGAATGGCTCGAAGTTTCATCCTGTTCAAACTTCCGAGACTTCCAAGCGCGTCGGGCGAATATTCGCTATCGCCCATCAGAAGGTGCCCGGCCGCAGTACGTGCATACGCTGAACGGCTCAGGCTTAGCTCTCCCGCGGACGCTGATCGCAATTATGGAGAACTATCAGCGGCCTGATGGCAGCTTCGAGGTGCCAGCAGTCCTGCGCCCGTATATGCATGGGCAAGAGAGCATCGGCCCGCAGCCGGAGTTTGGTCGCGCTTCGCATTCAGCACACGTCCATTAGGACACTGCCAACGACGGTGGAGAAAAGCTGAGAAGCCCCCAATTCACCACGCCAAAGACCAGCGCCAGCCCCGTTGCCCGGCGCTGGTTTGTTCGTGCACTCCTTCGCCATCCCCATGTCAGTAGTGCCATGCTCCAGATCGTAAACACACTGAGCCGTCCAACAACCATTGTGAAGAGCAAGGGATTCTTGCCACTGAGCAACGTAGAAGCAAGCGGAGGATGTACCAAAGATAACCATAAAAGAAGCAGATTCCGGATAACAAGCGGCACGTGGCTATAGCCAAACACCGAGACACCAACGTCGGGATCAATCGATATCACGAAAATACGCGAAAGGACGAGTAAAATCAATGCCCCAATCATCATTGACAATGCTGCCACGACCGCGACCCCGATGATAATGATGACAAGCGCTGTTTGCTCGAGGAGCGGGAGGAGGTTCAGCGTATCGGGAAATGCAGAAGCAAAACGGGAATGGATCACAGGTGTGAGCGATGGAGCCAAAACGAATGCAAGAAAGCTTGCCGAGAGCGTATAAAGCATGATTGGGAACATTGGATGCGGGCAACGAGACAGCGTAGCAAAACAGTGCGCAGGTCGCACGACAACGTCTATTCCTGCCCGCACCGCTGCTGTAATCCCGCTGCACCGCTTGACCATGCGCTGCCACTCATCCTTCAATGCTTCCATGTACGAGACGCAATATTCGGATTGGATACTCAAGTTGTTGAGCGAGAAGTTGCACGACCCGCTCATCTTGAGTAGTAAAAAGGATTGCTCCGCCCGCTCTCAGATGTGCAGCAAACGTTGCACAATATGTCTGTTGCCCTTCCTCATCTAACGCAACGAACGGCTCATCAAGCACAAGAAGCTGAGGTGCATGCACGAGGGCCGTGGCAAGACCGAGACGTTGCTTCATACCCCGAGAATAGACGCTGATTGGTGAGCATGCGACTGAGCTGAGCCCTAGACGAGCGAGTAAATCATCAGCATATTGTTGGGCTTGATGGAGAGAGAACCCCCAGAGCCTACCGACGAAAGTCAAAAATTCTCTGCCAGACAGCCAGTCATACGCAAACGGTGTATCCGGCAAAAATCCGATACACCGGCTTACAGCCCGAAGCTGCTTGGGGAGAACATGACCAAAGGCCTTTACTTCCCCCTCATCACTTTGCAACAAGCCAACAGCGAGCCGTACCGTTGTTGTCTTGCCTGCGCCATTTGCTCCGATGAGCGCACAAAGTTCACCCGCACTGACTGTAAAGCTACACCCCTCTAACACACTACGCGCACCAAAGCGCTTCGTTACAGAGTGGAAACAAAGGGGAGGAGCGTTTTTTAGACGATCGCAAGGATTTAACGCAACCACTCGGCCATCCCCCATGCGAGCCCCCAGATCGCAGCAGCAAAGGTAACAAGGTAAAACCACAGCGGTAGTTGCACCCGTTTCTTGCGATCAACGAAGACAGCATAGAGGCCGAGAAAGAACAAAAGCGAGCCACATGCAATGAGGAAAAGAGACTGAAAGTTCATCATGATAGAACGCCCCTCGTTTGGATACTCAGCTTTATTACCTGGCATGAGATCTTTGCCTCTACTATTCCAGCAGCGACGAGTGCGAAACTTCCCAGCAGGAGAAGAATCAGTGTACACTGCCAGACGAGGTAAACTGGTCGCTGCTTACGCATCCAGATCACAAAAGCCATGAGGGGACTGAAGCCCACCCCACCGAAGCAGCCCAATGCCAAGAGTTCAAAGACGCTGTGAGGTAACAGTGGACGCAGCCCATTGATCCAGCCACTGCGCTTTGCTGCAAGACCAAGAGCCAAGCCGGTAACGAGACCAGTCTTGAGAAGGCTATACAAGGTTGTGATGCCGAACGTTACAATTCCAGTCAGGAAGAATAGCGCAACGATACTGTTCTGTCGTAATATTGACCAAAGTGACGGACAATTCGTTATTGGCCCGGTAGGAGAAAAATCAGTCTGTTGCGCTAGCCACATCCCCCAAAATGTACTCCCCAGTAAAATGAGCAGGCTTGTGCTAACGAGCGCCAAACCGACCTGACGCATCGCACTTGTTCAGTCAGCCAACTCGGCGATAGCGTTTGCAATACCACCACCCCAGCCACAATGCTGTCAGAATGACCATTCCAAGGAGAAACGTTGTCGCAATCGAGAGAGATAGCATGTGTTGCGGCTCAGACATTGACTTCACGCGTCGTGCAAACACCGACGTTAGCAACGTGCTCAGAAACAATGAAAGGACTAGGAACCAGCTGACCTGCACGAGGAAACGAAGCTGATTGATGATTTCGTCTGAAAGTGGAAGTTCGGGCGATGAAAAAACGACATACCATGGCAGAAAAAACTTCAGCAGCGCTGCCAGCACCAGCAGGAAGACAGTTAGAACAAGAATGACAACCAAGAACAGGCCAGGAATTGCTGCAGCGACTATGGTTAAGCCTATAACAAGCACAGCTGGCAGGCTGAGCCAGGCTACGGACAAGGCAGTCTTCGCAAAAGCCATCACTGCGGGTGACAGCGTGAGCAGCCGAAACAAGGGTAACAGCTCACGCTCATCGCTAACGGTATTTGGGCTGTATTCGAACGCATTCGGATAGGCAATCGCTAAGGCAATCGCCCCTGCGACGGTAAGCAACTCCGCAGGACGATCATATGCTCTCGGCTGGGCAAGACTGACTCCACAAAGTGATCCAGCCGCAGCAAGTCCTAATACCCATGCCACCGAAAGCATACGCACGCCGCGTCGCCACAGAACTAGACCATCTTTGATAAGGATGACACGCGTGATTGAGCCATTCAGATATGCGGTGGCATCTAACGGTTGACGATGTGCCACATGCAGAGAGATGAGCGGGTAGTACCGTCCCACAATAGCCGCAGCCAACAGAACAATGGAAAAGCTTCCCAGTGCTCCTGCCAAGAGAAGAGGAACAGGAAGCATTTCACCATGTTGGACAGCTATCGTGGCAACATTCGCAATACTCTGCCAGACGTTCCGCAGTTGAAGGACACGCAACTCACCATACGCAATGCCCATCCCCAACATGAAGGCAAGGAGAGAACGCATCAGCAATATAACAAGGCTGGAAAACCCGGACTGCGTAGGATAGCGTTGAGAGGATGTTAAACGCAGCCAGAGCACAGAAACTATGCTGCGCACTGACAATACAGTGAAACCAACACTACCAGCCAGCAGCCCCCACCGTAACGCGTTACCATACGGATGGCCGGTAGTAGCACCAGAGGCTTCCCCAACCGCGCCAATTGCGATCATGCTTACAGCAAGCGGAACCATGCGTCGGGAAACAAAATGCGCAAACCACAGAAGTCCTAATGCCCCAGGAATAAGCGAGAAGAAAGCTGATTCCTCATTGTTCAGTTGCCAGACCAGTGGTTGAACAACCATGAGCACTATCAACATCACAAACAAACTTAAAAGTACGATATGCAATAGCGTCGGTCCAATACTCGTTGCCCCAAGTAACGCAAAGAAGAAAACGACGCGTTCAAAGAGAAAAGCGATAACAAAAATCAGCAGAAGCAGAAACCACCGGCTTCGCAGCGATGGTGGCAGAAGACCACGCAAGGGCCTCCATCGCTGCACTTCGAGCCAGCACACAGCAGCAAGCGCTCGGACCAGAGCTACCATGCAGCGGCGTACTCTTCCCCAACACGCTCAGCCAGTGCTTTTGCGACATACAGAATTCCGGCAGTGATTCCGCCGGTTGTGGCAATGGTCGCAAGCACAGCCAAAACGGACCACACTGTCCAGCCGGCAAGCAGCAGATCAATGATATGCAGCGCCGTACTATAGCTCAGACCAAGCATTCCGGCCAGCATCGCTGGGTTGCTCGCACCAGAGAGCAGGCTGGCAAAAACACAGGACAAGAACCCAACGCCTAAGAGCATTCCGAACCACGAAGCCTGCTGCCTCATCAGCTACCTCCTGGTTCACGCAACGAACCAATTTCTCCTAAGGAGAGTCTACTCTCTCTCTCTCTCTTGATGTCAAGCACGCATGACGCACCGGACGAAGCGTTCATCGATGCGAGGTGACCGGCATCCATCTCGACAGGAGGCCCAACTGCATCGCATCGCTCCTGGCGGTTATCGCGCAGACGCAGTCGTTGGGCCATGCTGCACCCAGCACCGCATTGCGCGCAATGGTGTGACCATTTCCAGCACACTACGCTGCAGGATGACAGCGAGAATACTTTCCGTAGGCCTGGAGCGCCCACCCATGTTCGCTGTGGGAGAGAAAACAAGAGCAACGTGCCGCTACATGTGACTCGATTCTGCCTCATCCCATCACAAGCTATATGACACCGACTGCATGGTATGGAGCGGGAGACAAAGAGCAATGCTCTGCGGTATACTTTCGCTATGGTGCACCCGGCAGGGCCGACGGCAAAGCCGGGGCTCGTGGAGAGGTGGCCGAGTGGTTGAAGGCGGCGGTCTTGAAAACCGCAAGGCGATGAGCCTCGGGGGTTCGAATCCCTCCCTCTCCGCCGGGCGAGACCAGCCTGGGAAGGTGCCTGAGAGGTCGAAAGGGGTCGCCTGCTAAGCGATTGGGGCTGGCATAACCGGCCCCCGTGGGTTCGAATCCCACCCTTCCCGCCTGCATGGGGTCAGCCTGGGGTCGGTGCCCCATGCGCAGAAAAACGGCATGCCCCCGCCTGGCCTGGCCAGCGGGGGCAGTGTTCCGGGTACACTTACGGCTGCCGGGCCACCCGATCTGGCCTGGCCATCCCCCGGCACTGCGCCTACCAGTGGCCGGGGATTTCTCGTGCTTCCCTGGTAAGGTACGAACCCTGTTGGGGCCAGTCTACGTGCTGGCCCCC contains:
- the uvrA gene encoding excinuclease ABC subunit UvrA is translated as MASDKIIIRGAREHNLKNIDLEIPRDKLVVFTGLSGSGKSSLAFDTIYAEGQRRYVESLSAYARQFLGLMEKPDVDQIEGLSPAISIDQKSANRNPRSTVGTQTEIYDYLRLLYARIGQPHCPDCGLPIAAQTVQQMAEQLEALPEGTRLLILAPLVRDRKGEHHTVFEELRRAGFTRVRVDGELRELDEPITLDRNRRHTIEVVVDRIIIRRNDPDEAHALHIRLIESLETALKLGSGFALAQLVDGALLQFSEALACPNCGRSFSPLEPRSFSFNSPHGACPACDGLGVRMEFDPELIVPDPDRSLADGAIAPWSRLGRDSIRWYQALLAALAEHYHFSLDTPFRELPERIRHLILYGDGNKPVTVRYQSRMGRPRSFTVTYEGVIPSLRRRYETTSSDYVRSEIEQYMTALPCPACGGSRLKPESRAVTIAGKSIVDVSRMSIREALAFIEALADESQALLTTRERLIARQILKELRARLGFLVDVGLDYLTLERPTATLSGGEAQRIRLATQIGSGLMGVLYVLDEPSIGLHPRDNERLIRTLLRLRDLGNTLIVVEHDEATIRSADWIVDIGPGAGKHGGTIVAQGTLEDIMRTPESITGQFLSGARQIPIPAQRRRGNGATLTIRGARANNLKNITVSFPLGCFICVTGVSGSGKSTLITDTLYRRLAQIFHHAKEPAGAHDSIEGIEYLDKVINIDQSPIGRTPRSNPATYTGAFTPIRELFASLPEARARGYTPGRFSFNVKGGRCEACQGQGVIAIEMQFLPDVYVPCEACHGKRYNREALEITYRGKSIADVLDMTVEEALEFFEAFPAIRNKLQTLVDVGLGYITLGQPATTLSGGEAQRIKLATELSRRATGKTLYILDEPTTGLHFADIERLLQVLQRLVDAGNTVIVIEHNLDVIKSADWIIDLGPEGGDAGGEVIAVGTPEELAQMPHSYTGQALRSVLPGISLSAEVLVEAAG
- a CDS encoding HNH endonuclease, which translates into the protein MREATEPLQQPPNGHYLQNGHYPVLVLNQNYEPLHIASLRRALVLVLRGRAELLEDYGFVIPSAQSQFPAPAVIRLMTLVRRPPMRVRLTRRAVFQRDNYTCQYCGIRTNDLTIDHIIPRSRGGKHTWENVVSACRACNHRKGGKSLAEAHMTLLRQPFEPRPGRYYFIQRALNGHVHESWQKFLPAIDTL
- the serS gene encoding serine--tRNA ligase, with protein sequence MLDLKLIREHPELVREALVKLNTTAPIDEILALDERRRALLREVEQDKAERNATSRKIAQLPPGPEREQAINAMRALGERIASLEHELSSIEEQLNALLLEVPNLPDPDVPVGPDESGNVVVRTWGEPRQFSFPVRPHWEIAEALHLIDFARGVKIAGSRFYVLRGDLARLQRALITWMIDLHVNEHGYLEVYPPMLVRREAMIGTGNLPKFGDNLYHDEETDLWLIPTAEVPVTNLYRDEILPPDTLPIYHVAHTPCFRKEKVSAGRDVRGIKRVHQFEKVELVKFVAPETSDEELTKLVADAEDVLRRLELPYRVVQICTGDLSFTAAKKYDLEVWAPGSQEWLEVSSCSNFRDFQARRANIRYRPSEGARPQYVHTLNGSGLALPRTLIAIMENYQRPDGSFEVPAVLRPYMHGQESIGPQPEFGRASHSAHVH
- a CDS encoding YIP1 family protein translates to MVKRCSGITAAVRAGIDVVVRPAHCFATLSRCPHPMFPIMLYTLSASFLAFVLAPSLTPVIHSRFASAFPDTLNLLPLLEQTALVIIIIGVAVVAALSMMIGALILLVLSRIFVISIDPDVGVSVFGYSHVPLVIRNLLLLWLSLVHPPLASTLLSGKNPLLFTMVVGRLSVFTIWSMALLTWGWRRSARTNQRRATGLALVFGVVNWGLLSFSPPSLAVS
- a CDS encoding ABC transporter ATP-binding protein, encoding MLEGCSFTVSAGELCALIGANGAGKTTTVRLAVGLLQSDEGEVKAFGHVLPKQLRAVSRCIGFLPDTPFAYDWLSGREFLTFVGRLWGFSLHQAQQYADDLLARLGLSSVACSPISVYSRGMKQRLGLATALVHAPQLLVLDEPFVALDEEGQQTYCATFAAHLRAGGAILFTTQDERVVQLLAQQLEYPIRILRLVHGSIEG
- a CDS encoding stage II sporulation protein M, whose product is MRQVGLALVSTSLLILLGSTFWGMWLAQQTDFSPTGPITNCPSLWSILRQNSIVALFFLTGIVTFGITTLYSLLKTGLVTGLALGLAAKRSGWINGLRPLLPHSVFELLALGCFGGVGFSPLMAFVIWMRKQRPVYLVWQCTLILLLLGSFALVAAGIVEAKISCQVIKLSIQTRGVLS
- a CDS encoding uberolysin/carnocyclin family circular bacteriocin, producing MRQQASWFGMLLGVGFLSCVFASLLSGASNPAMLAGMLGLSYSTALHIIDLLLAGWTVWSVLAVLATIATTGGITAGILYVAKALAERVGEEYAAAW